One Leucoraja erinacea ecotype New England chromosome 5, Leri_hhj_1, whole genome shotgun sequence DNA segment encodes these proteins:
- the LOC129697326 gene encoding protein FAM229B-like has product MTGELTAVQSRRFLEAGDCLMSVERQGEAGAMLPRLGSTSDWEACAEILPSPHHGRQLRRCNGSHCLTITNVPIDVYVTMGRPSNLQYGQAS; this is encoded by the exons ATGACAGGTGAATTGACTGCTGTGCAGTCCAGGAGATTTCTGGAGGCGGGGGACTGTTTGATGTCGGTGGAACGCCAGGGTGAAGCGGGAGCCATGCTGCCACGCCTGGGCTCCACCTCGGACTGGGAGGCGTGCGCTGAGATACTCCCTTCGCCCCATCACGGACG GCAACTTAGAAGATGCAATGGGAGTCACTGCCTGACGATTACCAATGTGCCTATTGATGTCTATGTAACCATGGGAAGACCTTCAAACTTACAGTACGGACAGGCTTCCTAA
- the LOC129697325 gene encoding BSD domain-containing protein 1-like, with protein MADNWWGVWIQQNIAKAKAKSASAMELLKCDLAEFTQVIQNDTVSTIAATALAFKEKLNVEESTEGCHNISKGLSSFLGAISEAFTPAVEESDVPHVKTVKDKQMRFSEPYDGVKIRLCNLQADPATYCAKPDEQYNFWLSGFSLEDEKWTISNLLVNSPEIRDLYAKLVPNEVAHNDFWYRYFYKVHELHQEEERRTALKERAEQTAHSEDLKWEDDEDEWEGSSIILDAECRPNDVNLVTKEMHSSNPNGTFVKPEHSLEEASLRSTMTSLSESTLHERQLCVKIPVEDSRNVKCKTFVGEVSQMSEALLEIEREHSNKGSSKEGVHNKLFEAKCAGEDTSGSDECLLSTSSRTNNESMHLLSNIEQNSRLQFDSNVIESSLLKESTLNSFENWDEEFDLDMTEEEIQMTLSRAEDLGEHEIEEWDD; from the exons ATGGCGGACAA TTGGTGGGGAGTCTGGATTCAGCAGAACATCGCGAAGGCGAAAGCCAAg TCTGCAAGTGCCATGGAGCTTTTGAAGTGTGATTTGGCTGAATTCACACAGGTTATCCAAAATGATACCGTGTCTACTATTGCTGCCACAGCTTTAGCATTCAAAGAAAAACTGAAT GTTGAGGAGTCCACAGAAGGATGTCATAATATCAGCAAAGGGCTTTCAAGCTTTCTCGGAGCCATCTCAGAGGCATTTACTCCTGCAGTAGAAGAATCGGATGTGCCTCATGTGAAAACAGTAAAAGACAAACAGATGCGATTTAGCGAACCATATGATGGAGTTAAG ATTCGATTATGCAATCTTCAGGCTGATCCAGCAACATATTGTGCTAAACCAGATG AACAATACAATTTCTGGCTGTCAGGCTTCAGCTTGGAAGATGAGAAGTGGACAATATCAAATCTCCTGGTCAATAGTCCAGAAATAAGGGATCTGTATGCAAAATTG GTTCCAAATGAAGTTGCTCATAATGACTTCTGGTATCGGTATTTCTACAAAGTTCATGAACTGCATCAG GAGGAAGAAAGGAGAACAGCTTTAAAAGAGAGAGCAGAGCAAACTGCACACTCCGAGGACCTCAAGTGGGAAGATGATGAAG ATGAATGGGAAGGCTCAAGTATAATTTTGGATGCTGAATGTAGACCAAATGATGTAAATCTAGTAACCAAAGAGATGCACAGTTCAAACCCCAATGGAACATTTGTTAAACCAGAACATAGTCTTGAAGAAGCAAGCTTAAGATCTACCATGACAAGTCTTTCAGAAAGTACATTACATGAAAGGCAGCTTTGTGTAAAGATTCCTGTTGAAGACAGTAGAAACGTTAAATGTAAAACCTTTGTGGGGGAAGTCAGCCAAATGTCAGAAGCATTATTGGAAATTGAAAGAGAGCATAGCAATAAAGGTTCTTCAAAAGAAGGAGTGCATAATAAACTATTTGAGGCCAAATGTGCCGGTGAGGACACTTCAGGCTCTGATGAGTGTCTTCTCTCCACCTCTAGCCGAACAAACAATGAGAGTATGCATTTGTTGTCTAACATTGAACAAAATTCACGACTACAATTTGATTCTAATGTCATAGAATCTTCTTTATTAaaag AAAGCACTTTAAATTCTTTTGAAAACTGGGATGAAGAATTTGATCTAGATATGACTGAAGAAGAAATTCAGATGACTTTATCACGAGCTGAAGACTTGGGAGAG CATGAAATTGAAGAATGGGATGATTGA